One genomic window of Fusarium keratoplasticum isolate Fu6.1 chromosome 3, whole genome shotgun sequence includes the following:
- a CDS encoding NmrA domain-containing protein yields MVNIAVAGGTGKVGRTILEVLKSQTRHKPFLLTRKNAPSSDDSVTSVTVDYSDAASLTEALERHEIHTVICCLPYEGNALEVGQGNLIKASDASVHTKRFVPSAFGINYPTEAVEELPVLKHYFQAIETLRQSSLKWTIFQNGCFLDYWGHPHIKSYLRPSPFGIDIAGKVAAIPGDGDTRFTVTYSFDVAKYVVAALDLDEWPETTRIAGDIITWKEFVDLAENTTGSKFEVFYDPIEKLERSELTELPSQVPCYATFPKPQFQWFMAIFSRWTADEEICYIPAELNAKFPDIQPMTVKAMLETYWRA; encoded by the exons ATGGTGAATATCGCTGTTGCTGGAGGAACGGGCAAGGTGGGCAGAACCATTCTAGAGGTTTTGAAATCCCAGACCCGCCACAAGCCATTCCTTCTCACCAGAAAG AATGCGCCAAGCAGCGATGATAGTGTCACGTCTGTGACAGTCGACTATTCCGATGCTGCCTCCCTGACGGAGGCTCTTGAGCGCCATGAGATTCATACTGTCATTTGCTGCTTGCCGTATGAAGGCAATGCTCTCGAGGTTGGACAAGGTAATTTGATCAAGGCTTCCGACGCATCTGTCCATACCAAGCGGTTTGTGCCTAGTGCATTTGGCATCAATTATCCCACGGA AGCCGTTGAAGAGCTTCCAGTCCTAAAGCATTACTTCCAAGCCATTGAAACTCTGCGACAGTCTTCCCTCAAGTGGACAATCTTCCAGAACGGATGTTTTCTAGACTACTGGGGCCACCCGCATATCAAGTCTTACCTCCGCCCGTCTCCTTTCGGCATTGATATCGCGGGCAAGGTAGCAGCCATCCCAGGCGATGGAGATACTCGCTTCACGGTGACATACTCGTTTGACGTTGCCAAATACGTGGTGGCAGCTCTGGACCTTGATGAGTGGCCCGAAACCACGAGAATTGCGGGTGACATCATAACCTGGAAGGAATTTGTCGACTTGGCTGAAAATACAACGG GGTCGAAGTTCGAGGTTTTCTACGATCCTATCGAGAAACTCGAGAGGAGCGAATTAACCGAATTGCCTTCGCAGGTTCCGTGTTACGCTACATTCCCCAAGCCTCAGTTTCAGTGGTTCATGGCTATTTTCTCCAGGTGGACAGCTGATGAAGAAATCTGTTACATTCCAGCAGAGCTCAACGCCAAGTTTCCTGACATCCAGCCAATGActgtcaaggccatgttgGAGACATACTGGAGGGCGTGA
- a CDS encoding EHN domain-containing protein, which translates to MAKMKSTTALLVFLAIPCIGGQAPWGPLPPSVSLPVQPTQLSIPHNVVKSFEKEISQQRGFQITWENSQTDRRFGVDHEWMTTALQHWRDQFSWRDVEASINRHPHFMTNLTVDTTELQVHFMALFSKKTDAIPIAFFHGWPGSFLEFVDIFDIFKSRYDPESSPYHLIVPSLPGFTFSSGPPIDSNWGIANTSVVMDSLLQGLGFGKGYVAQGGDIGSFVAQTLALSSSSCKAVHLNFIPSVQPPGVPDPHNDTSLTPQDRQVLARSQEFVNTKQAYALEQGTRPATLGFVLSHNPVGLLAWIGEKFLAWTDSSRTLSLDQILTHISTYHLTQTISRSFYTYRETSYSLYPEPAVAPRIEKPMGYSRFPYDNSGVPESWAKEVGNLVFYKAHERGGHFPALEYPEVLWEDVESFVQQTFPDSIM; encoded by the exons atggcaaagatgaagtCGACCACGGCTCTTCTCGTTTTCCTTGCCATCCCCTGCATTGGTGGTCAAGCACCATGGGGTCCGCTTCCTCCTAGCGTCAGCCTCCCCGTCCAACCAACACAACTCAGCATTCCCCACAACGTGGTTAAAAGCTTCGAGAAGGAAATTTCTCAGCAGAGAGGCTTTCAAATCACTTGGGAGAACTCGCAGACCGACCGTCGATTTGGGGTGGACCACGAATGGATGACCACGGCCCTCCAGCATTGGCGTGACCAGTTTTCATGGAGAGACGTTGAAGCGAGCATCAACCGGCACCCTCATTTCATGACGAATCTCACTGTCGACACCACGGAACTACAAGTTCATTTCATGGCTCTCTTTTCTAAAAAGACCGATGCCATCCCGATTGCCTTTTTCCACGGCTGGCCAGGCAGTTTCCTCGAGTTTGTGGACATATTCGACATTTTCAAGTCACGATACGACCCAGAGTCAAGTCCTTATCACTTGATCGTTCCATCACTTCCAGGATTCACTTTTTCAAGTGGTCCCCCCATCGACTCAAACTGGGGCATTGCCAACACATCTGTCGTGATGGATAGCTTGCTCCAAGGCCTAGGGTTTGGCAAGGGTTACGTGGCGCAAGGAGGTGACATTGGATCCTTTGTTGCTCAAACACTCGCGCTATCATCATCTAGTTGCAAGG CCGTGCATTTAAACTTTATCCCGAGCGTTCAGCCTCCAGGTGTGCCAGACCCTCATAACGATACCTCGCTCACGCCCCAAGATCGTCAAGTCCTAGCTCGATCACAAGAATTCGTCAACACAAAGCAAGCTTACGCTCTCGAGCAAGGCACTAGGCCAGCAACACTTGGCTTCGTCTTGAGTCACAACCCAGTCGGCCTCTTGGCTTGGATCGGAGAGAAATTCCTCGCATGGACTGACTCATCAAGAACCCTGTCACTGGACCAGATTCTCACGCACATTTCTACTTATCATCTCACTCAAACCATCTCACGAAGCTTCTACACCTACCGTGAGACTTCGTACTCGCTATACCCGGAACCTGCCGTAGCTCCTCGCATTGAGAAACCGATGGGATACAGCCGGTTTCCTTATGACAACTCTGGAGTGCCAGAGTCTtgggccaaggaggttggAAACTTGGTCTTTTACAAGGCGCATGAGCGCGGTGGACACTTCCCGGCTTTGGAGTACCCTGAGGTTCTGTGGGAGGATGTTGAATCGTTTGTCCAACAGACGTTCCCAGACTCGATTATGTAA
- a CDS encoding Rho-GAP domain-containing protein, with protein MADPLSTAASVVGLLTAAAQISKILANVIDKARHAPKECSRIKSEVDDIRNVLVTLQLYIVGTRRAARSRTSLIMVEQVVATLAACVTTFSELDTFAKALQNDADMKILDRLRWASKDKDIKAMLVRLESHKSSLTLMLTILACQSQDDAESRVDTLCNLVEQMLLRDLILKERLVALEARNGSEEPKETIDARLHGLSISDVDEGKTPGPITTTKQPEWQRNSYGFAFEEILMSSRAYRVVTNDNSDAFSVISAAGRTASWSMLSGLSLSEVSHIGIQAIPIYASDITNKEHYDFSPSAPHVIQIESRQPSSPEKLSRRDRLKGLFRGPRPLGPELLPDSDPEPPIPIFGVALEESISHAHNLIIVTDEAGVNRIYGDIPLVIARAGRFLRENGNYGAKPSLYRYMLIEATYLGTSPEDTFATIGSPVRISKLQQAFESPPTYGSGLDWTQYTIHDAAGIILRYLKSLPEPIIPYDCYGEFMDGFTPYIDRELTEEESAEALKVAKRLIGMMPSLNLQLLSYVLDIMSVFASRASYLRLISIFQPSIISGPPNEMDAEAHRAASSVALMLLTHEEYIWGEMGA; from the exons ATGGCAGACCCTTTGAGCACCGCGGCCAGCGTCGTCGGCCTTCTCACAGCGGCTGCCCAAATCTCGAAAATACTCGCCAATGTCATCGACAAGGCTCGTCACGCGCCCAAAGAGTGCAGTCGCATCAAGTCTGAAGTTGACGATATCCGAAATGTCCTTGTGACGCTTCAACTGTATATCGTTGGGACGCGACGTGCTGCTCGATCACGAACTTCTCTCATCATGGTCGAGCAGGTAGTTGCTACCCTAGCGGCTTGTGTCACGACATTCTCAGAGCTCGATACCTTTGCGAAAGCTTTGCAGAATGACGCTGATATGAAGATCCTTGATAGATTGCGTTGGGCGAGCAAGGATAAGGATATCAAGGCTATGCTTGTGCGGCTCGAATCCCACAAGTCATCATTGACGTTAATGCTCACAATACTAGCATG ccaaagccaagatgatGCGGAAAGCAGAGTTGATACGCTCTGTAACCTAGTGGAACAGATGTTGTTGCGCGACTTGATTCTCAAGGAACGTCTAGTTGCGCTAGAGGCACGTAATGGGTCAGAAGAACCAAAAGAGACGATTGACGCTCGGCTGCATGGACTCAGCATCAgtgatgttgatgaaggaAAAACACCAGgtcccatcaccaccaccaagcaaCCAGAGTGGCAACGCAACTCTTACGGGTTTGCCTTTGAAGAAATACtgatgagctcaagagcTTATCGAGTTGTCACAAATGATAACTCAGATGCCTTTTCCGTCATCAGCGCAGCTGGGAGAACGGCGTCTTGGTCTATGTTGTCTGGCCTCAGTCTCTCTGAAGTCTCCCATATCGGCATCCAGGCCATCCCCATCTACGCTAGCGATATCACGAATAAGGAACACTACGACTTTTCACCTTCTGCTCCTCATGTCATACAGATAGAGAGCCGACAACCGTCAAGTCCCGAGAAGCTATCTCGACGAGACCGCCTAAAAGGCCTTTTCAGAGGACCCCGACCTTTGGGTCCTGAACTTCTGCCCGATTCGGATCCAGAGCCTCCCATTCCTATCTTTGGTGTTGCACTGGAAGAGAGCATCAGTCATGCACATAACTTGATCATTGTAACCGATGAAGCTGGAGTGAATAGAATCTATGGAGATATACCCTTGGTTATCGCCAGAGCCGGCCGTTTCTTGAGAGAGAATGGTAATTATGGTGCCAAACCAAGTTTGTACCGCTATATGCTAATTGAAGCTACCTATCTAGGAACTTCGCCTGAGGATACCTTTGCTACCATCGGAAGTCCCGTGAGAATAAGCAAATTGCAGCAAGCATTCGAGTCGCCTCCAACATATGGCAGTGGTCTCGACTGGACCCAATATACCATTCACGACGCAGCCGGAATCATTTTACGATACCTGAAGAGTCTTCCAGAACCGATCATCCCATACGATTGTTACGGAGAATTCATGGACGGGTTTACACCGTACATTGATCGAGAACTGACCGAAGAGGAATCTGCTGAGGCATTGAAGGTAGCGAAGAGACTCATTGGTATGATGCCGTCACTGAATCTCCAGCTTTTATCTTATGTGCTTGACATTATGAGCGTCTTTGCGTCGCGGGCCAGCTACCTCAGGTTGATTAGCATCTTCCAGCCCTCGATAATTTCTGGGCCACCGAATGAGATGGATGCCGAGGCCCATCGTGCTGCTTCCAGTGTAGCGTTGATGTTGCTTACACACGAGGAATATATCTGGGGCGAAATGGGTGCCTGA
- a CDS encoding Non-specific serine/threonine protein kinase: MTTTHPIANGALKHEEDPQAIIDQKSLDEISHHNHGVAEGFFERFFGRSPLDNSGKKTIDPLRRHFISRLPESEEELDLPGTSYHCLFLSTIEYTWAKVQVIGLELDAEYYDRDSGLVQLYKYAQQVFRSQPTRLFLHGIYIFGLSMELWVFDRVGMYSCHPFSLSDDQKRAPPIFDTYSRMSDAELGINPLLHLDDTGTYILAKAEGEPDQGPSKFYLEDEPIVSPDTIVSQSPICYRARISTSAKPEFVVKLSWRSRARRSEESMLRLVKERKVRGVIQMYSHQQVDTISNLRRGWTFAAFKGGSANASTTGTTTFTNLTLNCLVVSPLGRPLGRFHSTEEFLRGFRDAVGGYRSLHLDGKVLHRDISPHNIILAEVKREGEPWGVLIDLDLSMELAVGPARPGEIMGTKAFMAIDVMKRRQHKYRQDLESFLYVFLWVAICGGDRKLPADSRLQRWLVGDWSELAQKKKDDMEDENFAAIVAEFTPQFRALEGLAYRLRDIVFSPEAKSGYKEAEEMYSALISAIDDCLIFHIESQSAAPSYQI, encoded by the coding sequence ATGACTACAACTCACCCCATCGCCAATGGCGCCCTCAAGCACGAAGAAGACCCCCAAGCCATAATCGACCAGAAAAGCCTCGATGAAATCAGCCACCATAATCATGGGGTAGCCGAGGGCTTTTTCGAAAGGTTTTTCGGAAGGTCGCCTTTGGACAACTCAGGTAAAAAAACCATCGACCCCCTACGACGCCATTTCATCTCCCGCCTACCAGAatccgaggaggagctcgaccTTCCTGGCACCTCGTATCACTGCCTCTTTTTAAGTACTATAGAGTATACTTGGGCCAAGGTCCAAGTTATCGGgctcgagcttgatgctGAGTATTATGACCGCGACTCTGGCTTGGTACAGCTCTACAAATACGCCCAACAAGTCTTCCGAAGTCAGCCGACACGCCTCTTTCTGCACGGGATATACATTTTCGGACTGTCGATGGAACTCTGGGTGTTTGATCGAGTTGGAATGTACAGTTGTCACCCCTTCAGCTTGTCAGACGATCAAAAGCGAGCCCCACCTATTTTCGACACCTATTCGCGCATGAGTGATGCTGAGCTCGGCATCAACCCACTACTCCATCTCGACGATACAGGGACAtacatcttggccaaggcagAGGGAGAACCGGACCAAGGGCCCTCCAAGTTCTATCTTGAAGATGAACCGATCGTGTCTCCTGATACTATTGTGAGCCAAAGCCCCATCTGCTACCGAGCGAGGATCTCGACTTCAGCAAAGCCCGAGTTCGTCGTCAAACTTTCATGGAGATCACGAGCTCGGCGCTCTGAAGAATCAATGCTCCGACTTGTCAAGGAGCGCAAGGTCCGTGGCGTCATACAGATGTACAGTCACCAACAGGTCGATACCATCTCGAATCTTCGCCGGGGCTGGACGTTTGCAGCGTTCAAAGGGGGCTCAGCCAATGCCTCCACAACCGGAACAACTACTTTCACGAACCTGACTCTGAACTGCCTAGTTGTTTCTCCCCTTGGTCGCCCTCTTGGCCGGTTTCATTCAACGGAGGAGTTTCTCCGAGGTTTCCGTGATGCCGTCGGTGGGTATCGGTCACTGCATCTGGATGGCAAGGTTCTTCACCGAGACATATCGCCGCACAATATCATTCTTGCTGAGGTGAAGAGGGAAGGGGAGCCATGGGGAGTCCTGATTGATCTCGATCTAAGCATGGAACTTGCTGTTGGTCCAGCCCGACCAGGTGAGATCATGGGAACCAAGGCATTCATGGCCATTGATGTGATGAAGCGCAGACAACACAAATACCGCCAAGATCTCGAATCTTTCTTGTATGTGTTTCTGTGGGTTGCTATCTGCGGTGGTGATCGGAAGTTGCCCGCGGATAGTCGGCTTCAGCGATGGCTGGTCGGAGACTGGAGTGAATTGGcccaaaagaagaaggatgataTGGAGGATGAGAATTTTGCTGCGATAGTGGCCGAGTTTACGCCCCAATTTCGGGCTCTAGAGGGCCTGGCTTATAGGTTGCGAGACATTGTGTTCTCCCCAGAAGCAAAATCCGGGtacaaggaggccgaggagatgtATTCTGCCTTGATCTCTGCAATTGATGATTGCTTGATTTTTCACATTGAATCACAAAGTGCAGCTCCTAGTTATCAAATTTGA
- a CDS encoding FAD-binding PCMH-type domain-containing protein gives MAAAVDSLREAGFNGDIIDANSSEFTTASKRFSAIFNSPARLIAFPGTAEDVSIAVLFASRTSLPLAVKCGGHHAGGASAVDDGVVIDLSHLKGVKINKERSEVTVAGGCLWGEVYTALRNEGLACVGGGVHNVGIGGHLLGGGYGPLTQRYGMACDNIVSATVVLANGKIVQASDKQNSDLFWGIKGASSNFGIAVELVLKTFPDPGQWVFRSLAFSPDDMQILVPRFVQHVNGYQLNGDVIIVFLNFVRRPGNKPLVLLNFTLQGTVDQFSDVFKFFLDGMKPLNDSLTTFPSLVELSHCLDDLLLDGPPRIATGALPVMKITPTLVYKLWGRWSEYTDRNPDAASTKVVFEMHKAKRVRPETSCIRATEQGHSMILISEEHNDPSHDATALEWIHEGNQLVRQQQIQDWGKDIGVWANGSMPNEIAEDCWGQNYPRLQKLKAKYDPGCLFDKYWHIEPSYAHI, from the exons ATGGCTGCAGCAGTTGACAGCTTAAGAGAAGCCGGCTTCAACGGCGACATCATTGACGCCAACTCTTCAGAGTTCACCACCGCTTCAAAGCGCTTCTCTGCCATTTTCAATTCCCCAGCTAGACTGATTGCGTTTCCCGGAACTGCCGAAGATGTCTCTATTGCAGTGCTTTTCGCCAGCCG CACCAGTCTTCCGCTTGCAGTCAAGTGTGGTGGTCACCATGCAGGTGGCGCCAGTGCAGTAGATGACGGTGTCGTGATTGATCTTTCCCACTTGAAAGGTGTCAAGATCAACAAAGAGCGGTCTGAAGTGACGGTTGCTGGAGGGTGTCTTTGGGGAGAGGTATATACCGCTCTTCGCAATGAGGGTTTAGCCTGTGTTGGGGGAGGAGTACACAACGTTGGCATTGGCGGTCACTTGCTGGGTG GTGGTTATGGTCCGTTGACTCAAAGATACGGCATGG CTTGTGACAACATTGTCTCTGCCACCGTTGTTTTGGCCAACGGCAAAATTGTCCAAGCAAGCGACAAGCAGAACTCAGATCTCTTCTGGGGCATCAAAG GTGCCTCGTCAAACTTTGGTATCGCCGTGGAACTTGTCCTCAAGACCTTCCCAGACCCT GGACAATGGGTATTTCGATCACTCGCATTCTCTCCCGACGACATGCAGATCTTGGTCCCTAGATTTGTG CAACATGTCAATGGCTATCAGCTCAACGGCGATGTCATTATTGTGTTCCTCAACTTCGTCCGAAGGCCTGGAAACAAG CCACTCGTACTTCTCAATTTTACACTACAGGGAACTGTCGACCAGTTCTCAGATGTCTTCAAGTTCTTCCTAGACGGGATGAAACCGCTTAATGACTCTTTAACAACTTTCCCCTCTTTAGTAGAACTCAGCCACTGCCTCGATGACCTGTTGCTTGATGGGCCGCCCAGAATAGCGACTGGGGCACTCCCTGTCATGAAGATCACACCCACGCTTGTGTACAAACTATGGGGGCGATGGTCAGAGTACACGGACAGAAACCCAGATGCTGCCTCCACAAAGGTTGTGTTTGAGATGCACAAAGCAAAGCGTGTTCGCCCG GAAACTAGCTGCATCCGTGCCACAGAGCAAGGCCATAGCATGATTCTCATCAGCGAAGA ACACAATGACCCAAGTCACGATGCGACCGCACTCGAGTGGATCCATGAGGGCAACCAGCTCGTTCGACAACAGCAGATCCAAGACTGGGGCAAAGACATTGGCGTGTGGGCCAATGGGTCCATGCCCAACGAAATTGCCGAGGATTGCTGGGGGCAGAATTatcctcgtcttcagaagctcaag GCAAAGTACGATCCTGGGTGCCTTTTCGACAAGTACTGGCACATTGAGCCAAGCTATGCACATATTTAG